The region CAGAGCTCAAAGGTGGAAGGATCATTTTCATGCTGCGAATAAACCGATTTTTCAAAATTTTGACTTAAAAAGGCTGGcttgtgcagcattttcctaCTTTGTGGAGCTGAACGTCACAAAACAGCACTTGAACAATCACCAAAATTCACAGTTCTGAGCAAATACCTGATTTGACATTTCATATTTAGATGAACTCTTTTGTACTGTATATCAGCATCTCCTTTAGACAGCAGACTAAACCTGGCTTTAAAATGTTATCACAATTATTCCTAATGAATATCGAGTCGCTGACCTGGATCATGTGtccaaagatttaaaaaattTCGATGTGTTCACTGTACTGTGGATCATTTAAACATGTGACTTCAAAACCAAAAGTCTGACCTAGTGTTGGTGCCCTGATAAAAAGAGCTGAGGTACCATGTAACCTTCTCCACGTGTTACGTcatcttcctctgcaggtgtccGACAGGTGTGACTACGTTTTTGTGAATGGAAAAGAGACGAACGGCAAAGTGAAGATATTGGTGAACTTCACCTACAGCTACATGAGCGCGCAGCTCGAACTGAACGTTTGGATTCCTCAGCTGCCTCTCCAGATTGAGGTGTCGGACACGGAGCTGAGCCAGATCAAGAGCTGGAGGGTGCCCATACTCTCCTCAAAACGGTGAAATTCACAATCCCTTTGCAGATTATTTTCTAGAGGGGTCCTTTAGTCAAAGAAGAGCCATACGAATCCTCGATTTAGCTCGATTACATTGTACGGCCGCATTTTACCAATCACACAAAGAGACGCTGAGTGATTAATCTAGTGGACCAAAGCATTAGCAGGCTGACAGGCGCTGACATGACCGCTTTATGTGTGTTCATCCTCCTAGAGGTGGCTGGAACAGCGAAGAAACCAACAGGAAGGCCAAAGGCTGCATGCTGCAGTTTCAACATGCCATGGTGCGCGTGCTGACTCACTTTGTGGCGGAGCAGGTGGATCCACGGGATCCGAAGGCCTATTTCTTAGGCTCAGATTGGCAAGCGGATGTCACGAGGCTGGTTCGATACTTCATGAAGGTGGAGGACCCTCAAGTGGCGAAGCTGCAGGCAGGAAGGGTGCTGTCAGGGCGTGACCTCGGAACCACCACCATCCAGGTACACAGCTGGATTTGGAGCCCACGGTCACAACAGGAATGATCTGGTCTTGACTGAATTCTCTGAGGTTTAGGATTGATGATCTAATTGTTGTTTTCACCAAATAATACAGTTCCAGTTAATTATCTACCAGAGACCATTAAgccctcatcatcatctacACAGAGAAGATGATTATGTCTCCATTAGCAAACTTTGGTCTGACTTACCAACTAAACATTCCCTCCCAtctgaaacctttttttaataacTCCACACCTCATACACTTTTCTGTGTGGCCTTAATCCCCCTCTGTACTTTGCAGATTACACGCCGCATCAGAAGCCACCTTGTTAAATAAATTTCCTTTTGATTCTTTTGCTGGCGAGGTTGAAAACAGACATCTTATAATCACAAAATGTAAACGCCTCTACTGGGCTGTTCTGCTCAGGGGTCAGCGTGTCTCCAGCTAACCCTGTCCTCTGCGTCCTCTTCTCTTGCGCCAGCTAACTTCATATCCTCGTTCACTTCATCCATAAATCGCCTCTTTGCTTTTCCTCGAGGTGTCCTGCCTGGCTGGTGTCCTTCTACAATATATTAACTGTCCCTCCTCAATATGTCCAACCCATCACATTTGTCCTGGTCCTATCTGTCCTACCTGAGAATGCCCTCACCTCTTTTCCACACTCTCCTTTGCTTTGGACTCTTCACCCTAAGAACTTAAAATCCTCCACCTTCCTTATCCCTAATCCCCGTGACCTCGGCGTTCCACGTGGATGCCTGTCATTTATACGCACGTATGCTGTCATCTTCCAGCTAACCTTCATTCCTGTCTTTCCCAGGGCATAGCTcaaccttctcctccacctgctctcacCAAAGATCACAATGTCGACCGCAAACATGGAGCTTCTTGTCTAACCTCATCTGTCAACCTGTCCATCACTATAGTGACTAAGTGAGCTCCGAGCTGATCCTTGGTGCTGTCCtacctctgagctcctctgtcCTACCTACTGACACACCTCACCACTCTTACAGCCCTCATACATCTAAGCTCTTGTGAAACATCCCTATATCTATCCTTAATCACCCTAACCTGCTGCACATCTTTCATGTATCTATCGCTCTGCCTCACCGACCTGTAAAAATAAGTCTCTCCCTCCTTATTGTCTACCCTAGCATCCAAGTCATTGTTTGGCCTTTGTGGCCTCTCCTTAGCTACTTTCTTTTCAGAAGACACGCTGAGTACTCTCCTGCTTGTCTCCCTGATCACATTAGTTGTTGTACTCCAGACATTGGAAGCACCTCTCCACCATCCAGAGCCTGTCTCATCTCCTCCTTGAAAACCACTTTCTTTTTCCAGCTTCCACCACTCCatcctctgctctgtcctcttcatcttcttcacaACCAGGGTCATCCTCCCCACCACAGTTCTACATCCTCTATAGCTCCTTTTTTACTTACCACTCCTTTGCAGTAAGACTGAACATAACACCTTCATTTCTCAGCTCCATACTCACCACTCTGACACTCTCTTTACCTCTAGAACACTCCTTACAGTTCCTACTCCCTTTATCTTCCCAATGACTCTATGATAGATGGCGTGGAACAATAATGGTTCTATCGTGATAGATGGAGTCCCTCGGTGGGACGAAAACTTAAAACCCAACTTATATCCTTGCTGGCCTGGACTCACCGAATATCCACCTTCCTTCTTTACATCCTATCATGTCCAGCTTTTCCTGTCATAGTCCCATGATTCCCTAAACTCAGTCCGAGAatctttcctttcctcttctctctctctacttgCACACCCTCATCCTTTCCTTCTTCAACCCACAGTGGCAACGTTTTCTCCGGCACCAGAACCGACAGTGGGCCTCGTTATCTGGTTTGGGTCCTAGAATCAATTTGCATATTTGCTTTGGCCAACATTTTATGCTAAATGCCGAACATGACTCAAGCCTGTGCATTTTTCTGGCCCAAGGACATTGATGTATTCCCGAGGCAGGATTTCTGCATAAGTACGAAATGGTCAACACTGTCCACAATCTATATACTTTTGTTACCCcccaatatttatttatattagaTAGTTAATatgacacaaacacatattGTTAACTTGTACTGTTAAACAAAGCTGTGTCATGTGTTGTCCCATGACAGGTGTTTTCTCCACTGTCTGATGTGATCTTGGCTAAGAAAACTATCAAAGTCACAGATGAGAAAGTGACCATCACAGAAATGGGGGTTCAGTTGGTCACAGGCCTCTCGCTGACCTTACAGCTCAGTCCTGGGAGCAACAGGGCAATTCTGGCCACAACAACCACAGAGGAGATTCTACAGAACCCCAAAGAGGTGACCGTTATGCATGTTTCAAACTACACCCTGCACATTAAAGGTTGTGGCTGAGGATTTCTACCATGTTCCCAAATGTACTAAACTTAAACCTTATCCAATAAATATgctgctctttaaatatttacacaaaaCTTTAACCGTTGACCTCAGATTTAGAAACTGTAACCACAGTTTTCCTTGTGTCAATTCTTCCAGGAGGCCTTGGTCAGTGCCTGGCTGCAGTTCAGCGATGGCAGTCAGACGCCTCTTGATGTTTATGATCCAACATCCTACCGACTGGCGGTCACATCTCTGGATCAAGGGGTGGTGTCAGTGCAGGACAAGCCTCCAACTGTCGTGGCAGAGGGCGAAGGCGAGGGAGTCCTAGTAAGGCTCGAAATGGCGATCTGTGAGGCCTGCCAGAAATCAAAACGCAAAAGCACCATCGCCGTAGGCAATGGAAGTCTTAAAGTCAAGTTCCAGGTGAACAGTCGGCGGCCAGGAAGCAACACTAACAACACTAAGAGCAATAACGACAATGAGGTGGATGGAAAGAGGAAGCAAAGGAGGCCATCCCAAGATCCgccagacagagaggagagtgCCATGCAGAAGATAACAACCACCATCAAATCAACAGAGCGAACCTTCATAACCAGCGGTAGCCTTGGTGGAGTGGGTAAAAACACCAGCATGAACATTAGCATGATGAACAGTCCCAGTGATAGCAGCAAAGCATATGGCTCAGACAACAGGATAGAGGAGGACATGAGCAGTTATACTAGTACTGTCAAGGCCCCTGGAAATCTGGTGAACTACAACAACTTCCCAATTAAAGTGGAGACGCCTGGACAGAAGACCGAGGAAGAAATCGGCGGCGAAGAACTGCTGGCTAACAGGCCTCTAACGGACTTGGAAATTGGGATGTATGCACTGTTGGGGGTGTTTTGCCTGGCAATCCTGGTTTTCCTGGTAAACTGTATTTCATATGTTGTCAAGTTCAGGCACAAGAAGCCTCCATCACATGTCCAGGACCCTCCAGGCCACAGACATGACTGGGTATGGCTTGGCACAGATGCTGAGCTGGTGATGAGCGTGCCAGGCAGCCCCATCCAGCAAGATGCACAGACTACCACCACTGTCATAGACATTGAGTGTGATCAGACGGCCTCATTGTCCAGAAGGCCCAGTTGCCTAGCCTCTGTCACAGACTCCCCTCTCAGCTGTGTGGGTTCACTCAGAAACAAGCCCACGCACACCGAGTCCCTCCACTCACCcaccagcaggagaaagagggtgCAGTTCACCACCTTTTCCACACTGGAACGCCAGCATTCACCTCACGTCATACCCAGGGAGAACGGCCACGGCATCCACTGGGTAGGGAAAACAGACGGTTGTGAGGAAGAGCCCCAGATGAGCATTGCAGAGCTGGAGGGAAATTTGTAATACAAAATCATGTACAGTTCATTAGATGTGGCTTTGATCACCTCAATGCCTATGCTGACCTTCCACACCTGTCTACAAGACTTCCCAATCTCTGTACATTTCAGTACCCACCAAGGCCTTTTACGTGTACATGTACAGTAAATTATTGTTCACATGTGTAGTTGTGCATCGTTACGTTTCAAGAGGCCGAAAAGATGAACTATTAGTTAGCGGTTAAAGTCGCAACGTGTAAATGCTGCATGTGGACGTGACCTTTTCTAAACATTCGCTCTCACGCGCTGCAAAAACAACCTTATATTAAACACAAACCTTGAGTTTTATCACAGATGTACTGAAAGAGCTCCATGTTCGGTAGACCACTGTAAAACCCTTTTGACACTTTATTTTAGCAAAGAAGAAAGTCATCCCACAAATAAAGTTATGTCAAATGCATTTTGCAGATTAATTATTTCTGACTTAATTTGAAAGTTCAGTGTGTGGGATTTTCATGAATCCATTGAGGAGTTTCGTGAGTTCCGTCTCTGGGGCATGTTCTCCCCATGCCTGCGTGGATTTTATCCATGTACTCCAGCATCCTCCCACAGTCTCCAACCCTGGACATCGCGTGTGTTGAGGAGTCTCTTCTTATTATGTGCTTGATGCTCAAAATCTTACACACTGGACTTTGACCTGGTTATTTGATGCGATAGAAATAGCGGGCTCGGGAAGAAAGCGGTTTCCAGTTCTTGGTGACCAGTACATTGATTTTGGCTGCCACCAGCATTTGCAAATACTGGttgactggtttcactggtgcAATCCTCCATTCCTGTGGCTTTGATTTAACATTATTc is a window of Takifugu flavidus isolate HTHZ2018 chromosome 5, ASM371156v2, whole genome shotgun sequence DNA encoding:
- the LOC130526268 gene encoding LOW QUALITY PROTEIN: transmembrane protein 132D (The sequence of the model RefSeq protein was modified relative to this genomic sequence to represent the inferred CDS: inserted 1 base in 1 codon), whose amino-acid sequence is MSLDHLSWRAFQILFATVTTVLTQDLSSKEGLDGRSLVPSAFLPVSYEVRDADYLFLKEAGQDIMRNSSMQSHTQPLVILKASGQPAVSASYGTMSIEQLVPRDLVQSVQLFNAPDDFTFNWKIQAFILTPRVFSSKPKVRVLFYVAGRDWSRGEGPVDELPCVTVYAFWQTQEVRGSCALGGEKGTCMAELVPALEWFAPGLEGISRERQDPSAGNPAELYYQAQPKVNGRCISVDGSRWSGSQQQQLEYVAVGPMQRIGSIRLLEVPKGMATLSRLKLGNAIVIXTSSKPLKKTDIATFYILMASSAQLTNFTLRATVKKGVTFRTATPTNSLLWDITLDMGADGVISVVCQRKAPVPGKRLESSLLEVLQMDFEVEELSSPLDSQVIVWKLELPSAPETVAKTEGAMRIYTTQRDFVGLAPLVMDTDILNTAVLTGKKVVMPVRTVAVEEDGVVTDVSDYADCSSTNEDVLKVSDRCDYVFVNGKETNGKVKILVNFTYSYMSAQLELNVWIPQLPLQIEVSDTELSQIKSWRVPILSSKRGGWNSEETNRKAKGCMLQFQHAMVRVLTHFVAEQVDPRDPKAYFLGSDWQADVTRLVRYFMKVEDPQVAKLQAGRVLSGRDLGTTTIQVFSPLSDVILAKKTIKVTDEKVTITEMGVQLVTGLSLTLQLSPGSNRAILATTTTEEILQNPKEEALVSAWLQFSDGSQTPLDVYDPTSYRLAVTSLDQGVVSVQDKPPTVVAEGEGEGVLVRLEMAICEACQKSKRKSTIAVGNGSLKVKFQVNSRRPGSNTNNTKSNNDNEVDGKRKQRRPSQDPPDREESAMQKITTTIKSTERTFITSGSLGGVGKNTSMNISMMNSPSDSSKAYGSDNRIEEDMSSYTSTVKAPGNLVNYNNFPIKVETPGQKTEEEIGGEELLANRPLTDLEIGMYALLGVFCLAILVFLVNCISYVVKFRHKKPPSHVQDPPGHRHDWVWLGTDAELVMSVPGSPIQQDAQTTTTVIDIECDQTASLSRRPSCLASVTDSPLSCVGSLRNKPTHTESLHSPTSRRKRVQFTTFSTLERQHSPHVIPRENGHGIHWVGKTDGCEEEPQMSIAELEGNL